One genomic window of Candidatus Dormiibacterota bacterium includes the following:
- a CDS encoding TlpA disulfide reductase family protein, producing the protein MTDTPTSTSSSTSSGGGRRLRLIAPLAAVAVALVAALLIARTGSGSPPGGSPGTGTPVAVSTDPARWELPRLNGPGLVRLADLRGKPVVVNFFASWCGPCRAELPVLSAMSTQLGDRVRFVGVDSEESGDGLGMARQYGVDRWPIAQDVGGRLNSGLHDALGAMGLPATAFYDAQGKLLGVKLGAFLHDTLRDRLNGLYGLGVN; encoded by the coding sequence ATGACCGACACTCCCACGTCCACGTCCTCGTCCACGTCCTCCGGCGGCGGCCGCAGGCTGCGGCTGATCGCGCCGCTCGCCGCGGTGGCGGTCGCGCTGGTCGCCGCCCTGCTCATCGCCCGCACCGGTTCCGGCAGCCCGCCCGGTGGCAGTCCGGGCACGGGCACCCCGGTGGCGGTCTCCACCGATCCCGCCCGCTGGGAGCTGCCCAGGCTGAACGGCCCCGGGCTGGTGCGTCTCGCCGACCTGAGGGGGAAGCCGGTGGTGGTGAACTTCTTCGCCTCCTGGTGCGGCCCCTGCCGGGCGGAGCTGCCGGTGCTGTCGGCGATGTCGACCCAGCTCGGCGACCGGGTGCGCTTCGTCGGGGTCGACTCCGAGGAGTCGGGCGACGGCCTGGGCATGGCCCGCCAGTACGGCGTCGACCGCTGGCCGATCGCCCAGGACGTCGGCGGACGGCTGAACAGCGGGCTGCACGACGCCCTCGGTGCCATGGGCCTGCCCGCGACCGCCTTCTACGATGCCCAGGGCAAGCTGCTGGGGGTGAAGCTCGGCGCCTTCCTCCACGACACCCTGCGCGACCGCCTCAACGGGCTCTACGGCCTGGGGGTCAACTGA
- a CDS encoding MGMT family protein: MTTTMLRGVLCSRLATTAVGEVWVVHDGAEPIAVLPDGPAATVEEWCLGMLGVVPEPVELPAPLRHLIEDAARGRGEWRPRLEGLGEFQRRVLLETCAIPPGETRSYSWLADRVGHPGAARAVGTALARNPLPLVVPCHRVVRRDGRIGHYGCGGPTAKRALLAGEGVTLDAGGRLSSAREMTARGRSAHR; the protein is encoded by the coding sequence ACGACCACGATGCTGCGCGGGGTGCTGTGCTCGCGCCTGGCCACCACCGCGGTGGGGGAGGTGTGGGTGGTCCACGATGGCGCCGAGCCGATCGCGGTCCTTCCGGACGGCCCCGCCGCCACGGTGGAGGAGTGGTGCCTGGGGATGCTGGGGGTCGTCCCCGAGCCGGTGGAGCTTCCCGCGCCGCTGCGCCACCTGATCGAGGACGCCGCCCGCGGCCGGGGGGAGTGGCGGCCCCGGCTGGAGGGGCTCGGCGAGTTCCAGCGCCGGGTGCTCCTCGAGACCTGCGCGATCCCGCCCGGCGAGACCCGCAGCTACTCCTGGCTGGCGGACCGGGTGGGCCACCCCGGCGCCGCCCGGGCGGTGGGCACGGCGCTGGCGCGCAACCCGCTGCCGCTGGTGGTGCCCTGCCACCGGGTGGTCCGCCGCGACGGGCGGATCGGCCACTACGGCTGTGGCGGCCCCACCGCCAAGCGCGCCCTCCTCGCCGGGGAGGGCGTGACCCTGGATGCAGGGGGAAGGCTGTCATCGGCGAGGGAGATGACGGCCCGGGGGAGGTCCGCTCACCGGTGA
- a CDS encoding oxygenase MpaB family protein, whose amino-acid sequence MQPTALEPLARTLVRSVPEHPADDGLFGPRSVVWRVHRDRSFLVAGIRSLMLQALHPLPMAGVAEHSDWQRDPFGRLAATSGYVLTVTYGERAAALAAAAWVRHIHTRVHGVDPVTGLAYSAEDPALLLWVHAAMVDSIVEVMRAYGRGLDAAGADTYVAEMVRFASILGVPEEIIPHDVAGLTGYLTSVDLVQATPAAREAMAIVLDPPGLDEDTRELWHDVGRVAVGTLPEWARSLYGWEAPPPAELEREPVRQLIGVLDFAFESEPGVVEARRRIEARIRAAG is encoded by the coding sequence ATGCAGCCCACCGCGCTGGAGCCGCTGGCTCGGACCCTGGTGCGCAGCGTGCCCGAGCACCCCGCCGACGACGGGCTCTTCGGGCCCCGGTCGGTGGTGTGGCGGGTGCACCGTGACCGCAGCTTCCTGGTCGCGGGCATCCGCTCGCTGATGCTCCAGGCCCTCCACCCGCTGCCGATGGCGGGGGTCGCCGAGCACAGCGACTGGCAGCGCGACCCCTTCGGGCGGCTCGCCGCCACCAGCGGCTACGTGCTCACCGTCACCTACGGGGAGCGCGCCGCCGCCCTCGCCGCCGCGGCGTGGGTGCGCCACATCCACACCCGGGTGCACGGCGTCGACCCGGTCACCGGCCTCGCCTACAGCGCCGAGGACCCGGCGCTGCTGCTCTGGGTGCACGCCGCCATGGTCGACTCGATCGTCGAGGTGATGCGCGCCTACGGCCGCGGGCTCGACGCCGCCGGGGCCGACACCTACGTGGCCGAGATGGTGCGCTTCGCCTCGATCCTCGGCGTCCCGGAGGAGATCATCCCCCACGACGTCGCCGGGCTCACCGGCTACCTCACCTCGGTCGACCTGGTCCAGGCCACGCCGGCGGCGCGCGAGGCGATGGCGATCGTGCTCGACCCTCCCGGCCTCGACGAGGACACCCGGGAGCTCTGGCACGACGTCGGCCGGGTCGCGGTCGGCACCCTGCCGGAGTGGGCGCGCTCGCTCTACGGATGGGAGGCGCCGCCTCCCGCGGAGCTCGAGCGCGAGCCGGTGCGGCAGCTCATCGGCGTGCTCGACTTCGCCTTCGAGTCGGAGCCCGGGGTGGTCGAGGCACGGCGGCGGATCGAGGCGCGGATCCGGGCCGCCGGATGA
- a CDS encoding AarF/ABC1/UbiB kinase family protein produces MRRAAAAVAATAALAGLGALGLRRLLRPGAGMAVLQSRGERGAAMARLALRIGGRYAARSPQLIFASVERRRELRTDLALRSADEVAEELGSMKGALMKLGQMASYLDDGLPESFRTTMARLQHDAPPMSAELAATMVRDELGDLPERVFARWDRLPFAAASIGQVHRAITHDGRAVAVKVQYPGIARSLESDLRNVALLRRVAASAFPGLDTRSMIEELGERMREEVDYRIEAENQRLFSAYYEGHPTIHVPAVVDELSTARVLTAELVSGARFDELLTWPQRERDLAGETIDRFVFRSLYRLHAFNGDPHPGNYLFHGGGRVSFLDFGLVKHFTAEDLQPLEDASRFLAVENDGEGFRDALERAGFIQRGAPVSTEVVVEHLGQFYRTVLRDAPMTITREYASAMVRRYFNTRTPLAPYSDIPRAYVILQRINLGLYAVLGSLEATANWRRIAEEIWPFRMGPPSTPSGEAEARWEAARRAA; encoded by the coding sequence ATGAGGCGGGCCGCCGCCGCCGTCGCCGCCACCGCCGCCCTCGCCGGGCTCGGCGCACTCGGGCTTCGCCGTCTGCTCCGCCCCGGCGCGGGGATGGCGGTGCTGCAGTCGCGCGGCGAGCGCGGCGCCGCGATGGCCCGGCTGGCGCTGCGCATCGGCGGCCGCTACGCCGCCCGGTCGCCGCAGCTGATCTTCGCCTCGGTGGAGCGCCGCCGCGAGCTGCGCACCGACCTCGCCCTGCGCAGCGCCGACGAGGTCGCCGAGGAGCTGGGGTCGATGAAGGGCGCGCTGATGAAGCTCGGCCAGATGGCGAGCTACCTCGACGACGGCCTTCCCGAGAGCTTCCGCACCACCATGGCGCGGCTCCAGCACGACGCCCCGCCGATGAGCGCGGAGCTGGCGGCGACGATGGTCCGCGACGAGCTCGGCGACCTTCCCGAGCGGGTCTTCGCGCGCTGGGACCGGCTGCCCTTCGCCGCCGCCTCGATCGGTCAGGTGCACCGTGCCATCACCCACGACGGCCGCGCCGTCGCCGTGAAGGTGCAGTACCCGGGCATCGCCCGCAGCCTGGAGTCCGACCTGCGCAACGTCGCCCTGCTGCGCCGGGTCGCCGCCAGCGCCTTCCCCGGCCTCGACACCCGCTCGATGATCGAGGAGCTCGGCGAGCGGATGCGCGAGGAGGTCGACTATCGCATCGAGGCGGAGAACCAGCGGCTCTTCTCCGCCTACTACGAGGGGCACCCCACCATCCACGTGCCCGCGGTCGTCGACGAGCTGAGCACCGCCCGGGTGCTCACCGCCGAGCTGGTCAGCGGCGCCCGCTTCGACGAGCTGCTCACCTGGCCGCAGCGCGAGCGCGACCTCGCCGGCGAGACCATCGACCGCTTCGTCTTCCGCAGCCTCTACCGGCTCCACGCCTTCAACGGCGATCCCCACCCGGGCAACTACCTGTTCCACGGCGGCGGCAGGGTGAGCTTCCTCGACTTCGGGCTGGTGAAGCACTTCACCGCCGAGGACCTGCAGCCGCTCGAGGACGCGTCCCGCTTCCTCGCGGTCGAGAACGACGGCGAGGGCTTCCGCGACGCCCTCGAGCGCGCCGGCTTCATCCAGCGGGGGGCCCCGGTCTCGACCGAGGTGGTGGTCGAGCACCTCGGCCAGTTCTACCGGACGGTCCTGCGCGACGCACCGATGACGATCACCCGCGAGTACGCGTCGGCGATGGTGCGCCGCTACTTCAACACCCGCACCCCGCTCGCCCCCTACAGCGACATCCCCCGGGCCTACGTGATCCTGCAGCGGATCAACCTCGGGCTCTACGCGGTGCTCGGCAGCCTCGAGGCCACCGCCAACTGGCGGCGCATCGCCGAGGAGATCTGGCCCTTCCGGATGGGGCCGCCGTCGACCCCGAGCGGCGAGGCCGAGGCCCGCTGGGAGGCGGCGCGCCGGGCGGCCTGA
- a CDS encoding J domain-containing protein, protein MRSSTPTRFRDHYAILGVPHDAGEAEIKAAYRERAKQCHPDLHPGDAAAAERFRQISEARRVLLSPGSRSAFNLDRMEHEMRLEIVSVVHLRRRPQTAGRPAASAVPHAAIARPLWQGGGLIGAGIVLVLVCVTLLPFVTITGGAQPVSVSGFDGGALAGVLNSGAGALLLALAVAAVQGPVGHRRWEALVGFTGIWLLAVTGAEFDPHVLLGGFFASDLGLGLGARLLPLAIALTVCGAWLLRPVRQPATAARPQPAGAAPERA, encoded by the coding sequence ATGCGGTCATCGACTCCGACCAGGTTTCGCGACCACTACGCCATCCTCGGCGTGCCGCACGACGCCGGTGAGGCGGAGATCAAGGCCGCCTACCGGGAGCGGGCGAAGCAGTGCCATCCCGACCTGCACCCCGGTGACGCCGCCGCCGCCGAGCGCTTCCGCCAGATCAGCGAGGCCCGCCGGGTGCTGCTCTCGCCGGGCTCGCGCTCCGCGTTCAACCTCGACCGCATGGAGCACGAGATGCGGCTCGAGATCGTCAGCGTGGTCCACCTGCGCCGCCGGCCCCAGACCGCCGGGCGCCCCGCGGCGTCCGCCGTGCCCCACGCCGCGATCGCCCGCCCGCTCTGGCAGGGAGGCGGCCTGATCGGCGCCGGCATCGTCCTCGTGCTGGTCTGTGTGACCCTGCTGCCCTTCGTCACCATCACCGGCGGCGCCCAGCCCGTGAGCGTCAGCGGCTTCGACGGCGGCGCCCTCGCCGGGGTGCTGAACAGCGGCGCCGGCGCGCTGCTCCTCGCCCTCGCCGTCGCCGCGGTGCAGGGGCCGGTCGGGCACCGGCGCTGGGAGGCGCTGGTCGGCTTCACCGGCATCTGGCTGCTGGCGGTCACCGGCGCCGAGTTCGACCCGCACGTTCTCCTCGGCGGCTTCTTCGCCTCCGACCTCGGCCTCGGCCTCGGCGCCCGGCTGCTCCCGCTGGCGATCGCGCTCACGGTGTGCGGCGCCTGGCTGCTGCGGCCGGTGCGCCAGCCCGCGACCGCGGCCCGTCCTCAGCCCGCGGGCGCGGCCCCGGAGAGAGCGTAG
- a CDS encoding HD-GYP domain-containing protein, which translates to MLRVAVFVMPIVAALALSFLVGRVFRRPSDVGGAAIWWVAFLIVEVLAFAVFQRMAQRLIPLATLLRLSLLFPDRAPSRFAVARRRVRDLEAEVTWTGPEGAGDTPARATETIVTLVAALTAHDRATRGHSERVRIFTDMLADELKLPPAARDRLRWAALLHDIGKLSVPATVLNKRGDPGPEGWKSLRQHPVEGARLIEPIREWLGEWALAVEQHHERWDGRGYPRGLRGREISLGARVVAVVDAFETMTAARPYKRPMGVAAARRELVRSSGSHLDPTLVRAFLTISIGRLWRTVGFTAWLAPLAGAPLGLIPRLLPAGSGAAGVTALVTTGTVALHPAVLPTAPPAPPAVSVPAQTQPPTAAGTSTTRVPPSAAASVMTTMSTTHQESSSSSATTVHTITTTTTATTTSHPTTTATTTGTTMTTTRSTTTGTTTGTTSRSTTTGAPSTTSTLTGTSTSLATSTTNATTAASPAATPQSTP; encoded by the coding sequence GTGCTGCGCGTCGCCGTCTTCGTGATGCCCATCGTGGCCGCCCTGGCACTCTCGTTCCTGGTGGGGCGGGTCTTCCGCCGTCCCTCCGACGTCGGCGGCGCGGCGATCTGGTGGGTGGCCTTCCTGATCGTCGAGGTGCTCGCCTTCGCCGTCTTCCAGCGGATGGCGCAGCGGCTGATTCCGCTGGCGACCCTGCTGCGGCTCTCGCTGCTCTTCCCGGATCGGGCCCCGTCGCGCTTCGCGGTGGCTCGCCGGCGGGTGCGCGACCTCGAGGCGGAGGTCACCTGGACCGGGCCGGAGGGCGCCGGCGACACCCCCGCTCGCGCCACCGAGACCATCGTCACCCTGGTGGCCGCGCTCACCGCCCACGACCGCGCCACCCGGGGGCACTCCGAGCGGGTGCGCATCTTCACCGACATGCTCGCCGACGAGCTCAAGCTTCCCCCGGCGGCCCGCGACCGGCTGCGGTGGGCAGCGCTTCTGCACGACATCGGCAAGCTCAGCGTCCCCGCCACTGTGCTGAACAAGCGCGGCGACCCCGGCCCCGAGGGCTGGAAGAGCCTGCGCCAGCACCCCGTCGAGGGGGCTCGGCTGATCGAGCCGATCCGGGAGTGGCTGGGGGAGTGGGCGCTCGCCGTCGAACAGCACCACGAGCGCTGGGACGGCAGGGGCTATCCTCGGGGGCTGCGCGGCCGGGAGATCTCCCTCGGCGCCCGCGTCGTCGCCGTCGTCGACGCCTTCGAGACCATGACCGCGGCCCGCCCCTACAAGCGGCCGATGGGTGTCGCCGCCGCCCGGCGCGAGCTGGTGCGGTCGTCGGGCAGCCATCTCGACCCCACCCTGGTCCGCGCGTTCCTCACCATCTCCATCGGCCGCCTCTGGCGCACCGTCGGCTTCACCGCCTGGCTGGCGCCGCTCGCCGGGGCGCCGCTGGGGCTGATCCCCCGCCTCCTGCCCGCGGGCAGCGGCGCCGCCGGGGTCACCGCCCTGGTCACCACCGGCACGGTGGCGCTGCACCCCGCGGTGCTGCCCACGGCGCCGCCGGCGCCCCCGGCGGTGAGCGTGCCGGCGCAGACCCAGCCGCCGACGGCCGCGGGCACCTCCACCACCAGGGTGCCGCCGTCGGCTGCCGCCTCGGTGATGACGACGATGTCGACCACCCACCAGGAGTCGTCGAGCTCCTCGGCCACCACCGTCCACACCATCACCACGACGACGACGGCGACGACCACCAGCCACCCGACCACCACGGCCACGACCACGGGCACCACGATGACGACCACGAGGAGCACCACCACCGGCACCACCACCGGGACGACGAGCAGGAGCACGACCACCGGCGCCCCGAGCACCACCTCGACGCTGACCGGCACCAGCACGTCGCTGGCGACCAGCACCACCAACGCCACCACCGCCGCCAGTCCCGCGGCAACACCCCAGAGCACCCCCTGA